A genomic segment from Pirellulales bacterium encodes:
- a CDS encoding ATP-grasp domain-containing protein, with translation MRIFVFEYLTGGGLLANEGASVDAASLLAEGAVMVTALAADFARLPQTHVTVLRDQRATLPVTANVHFRPVAAKEEFDTTLIDESAAADWTVVIAPECDGILVSCLERVIAAGGRLLGPGIELARLASDKQATAEHLVRHGVPVPVGCLLADYVMGDLAFPLVLKPRDGAGSLGVRLLKSPPVDELPATDAQRLRIEKWRPGQPASVGVLCGPMGNVALPSCTQRLSDDGHFHYLGGSLPLPPPLAERAQHLALRAINTLPQPVGYIGVDLILGPDDSGAEDVVIEINPRLTTSYVGLRAAARDNLAAAMLAVASGQSPELTFRPERIEFSASGDVRVIPNAGDSHPPATVAVPHATG, from the coding sequence GTGCGCATCTTTGTTTTCGAATATCTCACCGGCGGCGGCCTGCTCGCGAACGAAGGTGCGAGCGTCGATGCTGCCTCGCTCCTGGCTGAGGGAGCGGTGATGGTAACGGCGTTGGCCGCGGACTTTGCTCGCCTTCCGCAGACGCACGTCACGGTGCTGCGGGATCAGCGGGCGACACTTCCCGTAACGGCGAACGTACATTTTCGTCCGGTGGCCGCCAAAGAAGAGTTCGACACGACACTCATCGACGAGTCCGCGGCCGCTGATTGGACCGTGGTGATCGCGCCGGAGTGCGACGGGATACTGGTGTCGTGTCTCGAGCGGGTTATAGCTGCCGGTGGTCGGCTGCTCGGCCCCGGCATCGAACTCGCAAGGCTTGCCAGCGACAAGCAAGCCACGGCCGAGCACCTGGTCCGCCACGGCGTACCAGTGCCTGTCGGATGCCTACTCGCAGATTACGTCATGGGTGACCTGGCATTTCCGTTGGTGCTGAAGCCGCGCGACGGAGCCGGTTCGCTGGGAGTGCGATTGCTGAAGTCTCCGCCCGTCGACGAGTTACCTGCCACGGACGCTCAACGTTTACGGATCGAAAAGTGGCGACCGGGGCAGCCGGCAAGCGTCGGCGTTCTCTGCGGACCGATGGGCAACGTGGCGTTACCGTCCTGTACGCAAAGGCTAAGCGACGACGGCCACTTTCATTATCTGGGCGGCTCACTGCCATTGCCGCCGCCGCTAGCCGAACGTGCCCAGCACTTGGCACTGCGTGCGATCAACACGCTTCCGCAACCAGTTGGGTACATCGGAGTTGATTTGATCCTGGGACCCGACGATAGCGGTGCAGAGGACGTCGTGATCGAAATCAATCCACGGCTAACGACCTCGTACGTGGGGCTGCGTGCCGCGGCGCGCGACAACCTGGCCGCCGCAATGCTGGCCGTGGCCAGCGGCCAGTCACCGGAATTAACGTTCCGTCCCGAGCGGATAGAATTCAGCGCGAGCGGCGACGTTCGTGTGATCCCAAACGCAGGCGATAGCCATCCGCCTGCGACCGTCGCCGTGCCGCACGCTACTGGTTGA
- a CDS encoding non-heme iron oxygenase ferredoxin subunit produces MSDFVRVAKMSEIPDPGKLIAEVEDRLIVLFHVGGQLYALDDVCTHDGGPLGEGQLDGFCIACPRHGAKFDIRDGRALTMPATRPTVAHEVKIEGDDVLVRLRDD; encoded by the coding sequence ATGTCCGATTTTGTACGCGTCGCCAAGATGTCCGAAATTCCCGATCCCGGCAAGTTGATTGCCGAGGTCGAGGATCGTTTAATTGTCTTGTTCCATGTCGGTGGGCAACTTTACGCGCTGGATGACGTCTGCACCCACGACGGCGGACCGCTGGGCGAAGGACAACTGGACGGATTTTGCATTGCCTGCCCCCGGCATGGCGCGAAATTCGATATTCGCGACGGGCGCGCCCTGACCATGCCAGCCACCCGGCCCACGGTGGCGCACGAAGTGAAGATCGAAGGGGACGACGTCCTGGTACGGCTCCGCGACGATTGA
- a CDS encoding metal-sulfur cluster assembly factor gives MPVTEESAREALKQVIDPELFINIVDLGLVYLVTVADAEEGKQKVAIEMTMTSPACPAGPQLIQQSKDFLGRLEGVSEVEVKLVMVPPWTPDRMTEDARDQLGIF, from the coding sequence ATGCCGGTAACCGAAGAAAGTGCCCGCGAGGCGCTGAAGCAAGTGATCGATCCCGAGTTGTTCATCAACATCGTGGACCTGGGGCTCGTCTATCTGGTCACGGTTGCCGATGCCGAGGAGGGCAAGCAGAAGGTGGCGATCGAAATGACGATGACCAGCCCAGCCTGTCCGGCGGGCCCGCAATTGATCCAACAGTCGAAAGATTTCCTGGGTCGCTTGGAGGGAGTTAGCGAGGTCGAAGTGAAGCTGGTGATGGTTCCCCCTTGGACGCCGGACCGAATGACCGAAGATGCCCGCGACCAGTTGGGCATTTTCTAA